The Zingiber officinale cultivar Zhangliang chromosome 10A, Zo_v1.1, whole genome shotgun sequence genome contains a region encoding:
- the LOC122027544 gene encoding (3S,6E)-nerolidol synthase 1-like yields MLVAQCSSSFYPKFLASLHTNNTNSPSSTHIAMPPRLHQLQKQRIMKPDIYEDQESLCLRHSDRLSQVRRMFDDQTRGAKETLLFIDSLQKLAIDYHFQEEIQAEMHSLYDQRLPISNGEASSIAEVALLFRLLRQARYPVSTDVLRRFHDGRGEFIASLSKEMDGLMNLFEASNLNTGGELILYRANEFSSHHLRSYMASLGPEFTVAIEQVLEAPSHMTLKRFKARQYLDRDNFYHNLHVRELGKMDFTMLQSLHQKELKEVTSWWQMSELSQELGFARNQSLKWYAWTMTSLPNPKFSSYRIVLSKIIAFVYLLDDIFDVEGSIDDLHLFVQAIQRWDQSSMDSLPNYMRAWFKALNSTIDEIAEIVLKEHGWNPIEHLKKLWIQLSNAFLVEAKWLSKDQVPSMDDYMKIATITCGVPAALMSMYFLLGHHMKDDLCEDLPSLISCPARILRLWDDLGSEKDEKQNGRDGSLLSCMMKENPHWSLEVAKEKVMQMIDEAWEKLNKESFSSSTSTFSQDFVRACLNIARMVIRVMYNYNEEHNLPMLKEYINLLLFKQI; encoded by the exons ATGCTGGTGGCGCAGTGCTCCTCCTCCTTCTACCCCAAGTTTCTGGCTTCTCTCCACACCAACAACACCAATAGCCCTAGCAGTACTCACATAGCCATGCCGCCGCGGCTTCATCAGTTGCAGAAACAACGAATCATGAAGCCCGACATCTATGAAGATCAA gaGAGTTTGTGCCTGAGACACAGCGACCGGTTGAGCCAAGTGAGGAGGATGTTTGATGACCAGACAAGAGGAGCCAAGGAGACCTTGCTGTTCATAGACTCCCTTCAAAAGCTCGCCATCGACTACCATTTCCAAGAAGAGATTCAAGCCGAGATGCATTCTTTATACGACCAGCGACTCCCCATCTCCAATGGCGAAGCCAGCAGCATTGCGGAAGTGGCCCTTTTGTTCCGGTTACTGAGACAAGCTCGATACCCTGTTTCGACAG ATGTGCTGCGCAGGTTCCATGATGGTAGAGGAGAGTTCATAGCGTCTCTCAGCAAGGAGATGGATGGGCTGATGAATCTATTTGAAGCGTCGAATTTGAATACTGGTGGAGAATTAATACTCTACAGGGCCAATGAATTCAGTAGCCATCACCTCAGGTCCTACATGGCATCTTTGGGGCCAGAGTTTACCGTGGCTATTGAACAGGTGCTGGAGGCTCCATCTCATATGACCTTGAAGAGGTTCAAAGCCAGGCAGTATCTCGATCGTGACAACTTCTATCACAATTTGCATGTTCGAGAATTGGGGAAGATGGATTTCACCATGCTCCAGTCCCTTCATCAAAAGGAACTAAAGGAAGTCACAAG CTGGTGGCAGATGTCAGAGTTGAGCCAAGAGCTAGGGTTTGCTAGGAATCAATCCTTGAAGTGGTACGCTTGGACAATGACAAGCCTACCAAACCCTAAATTTTCAAGTTATAGGATTGTTTTATCGAAGATTATCGCATTTGTTTATCTTCTTGATGATATTTTTGACGTGGAAGGATCGATTGACGATCTCCATCTCTTTGTACAGGCCATCCAAAG ATGGGATCAATCTTCAATGGATTCACTTCCCAACTACATGAGGGCATGGTTCAAGGCATTAAATAGCACTATCGATGAGATTGCTGAGATTGTGCTCAAGGAACATGGATGGAATCCAATTGAACATCTAAAGAAATTG TGGATACAATTAAGCAATGCATTTTTAGTAGAAGCAAAATGGTTGTCAAAAGACCAAGTCCCCTCAATGGATGACTACATGAAGATTGCCACAATTACTTGTGGTGTTCCCGCTGCTTTAATGAGCATGTATTTTCTATTAGGGCATCACATGAAGGATGATCTCTGTGAGGATCTTCCGAGTCTTATATCTTGTCCTGCGAGAATTCTTCGTCTTTGGGATGACTTGGGAAGTGAAAAG GATGAAAAACAAAATGGGAGGGATGGCTCGTTGTTGTCTTGCATGATGAAGGAGAACCCACATTGGTCATTGGAAGTTGCAAAGGAAAAAGTGATGCAAATGATAGATGAAGCTTGGGAGAAGCTCAACAAGGAAAGCTTTAGTTCGTCGACGTCAACGTTCTCTCAAGATTTTGTGAGGGCTTGTTTGAATATTGCAAGGATGGTGATCAGGGTGATGTACAACTACAACGAAGAGCATAACCTCCCCATGCTTAAGGAGTATATAAACTTATTGCTatttaaacaaatttaa